A window of Rhodococcus sp. SGAir0479 contains these coding sequences:
- a CDS encoding sensor histidine kinase has product MTRLRALPLRITLVAALLLLAAAGLLASGVAVTSAMERSLLDRTDRQLFDAAHGWAKPRDPRIGPPLAEPGPNRPPSPFYVRVTGPDGSVRMEVNDESTDATPELVDDPGPVTVGSVDGSGIRWRETTVASPSGTTTVAVKLTDIDETVDRLVVLQLGIGALVLVVLGFGAYVVVHRSLRPLREVEETAAGIAAGDLHRRVPERDQRTEVGRLSAALNGMLAQIQSAFAATAASEESARRSEERMRRFVADASHELRTPLATIRGFAELYRQGAATDPAMVMSRIEDQATRMGLLVEDLLMLARMDAQRPFERHPVDLLAVAADAVHDARAVAPQRRITVEILPDSGPAEVLGDDARLRQVAGNLVGNALQHTSDDAAVTVRVGTDGDAVVFEVADTGPGLAESDATRVFERFYRADESRTRVSGGSGLGLSIVAAIVAAHGGTVTVDSAPGSGATFRVRLPRG; this is encoded by the coding sequence AGCTGTTCGACGCCGCCCACGGGTGGGCCAAGCCACGCGATCCCCGGATCGGGCCGCCGCTCGCCGAGCCGGGGCCCAACCGTCCGCCCAGCCCGTTCTACGTCCGCGTCACCGGACCGGACGGGTCCGTTCGGATGGAGGTGAACGACGAAAGCACGGACGCCACTCCGGAACTCGTGGACGATCCCGGCCCGGTGACGGTCGGGTCGGTGGACGGCAGCGGCATCCGGTGGCGGGAGACGACCGTGGCGTCACCGTCGGGCACCACCACCGTCGCGGTCAAGCTCACCGACATCGACGAGACCGTCGACCGACTGGTGGTGCTGCAGTTGGGGATCGGCGCTCTGGTTCTGGTCGTGCTCGGCTTCGGTGCGTACGTCGTGGTGCACCGGAGTCTGCGGCCGCTACGCGAGGTCGAGGAGACCGCGGCCGGCATCGCGGCCGGCGATCTGCACCGCCGGGTGCCGGAACGGGACCAGCGCACCGAGGTGGGCCGGCTGTCGGCGGCCCTCAACGGGATGCTCGCGCAGATCCAGTCGGCCTTCGCGGCGACCGCGGCCTCGGAGGAATCGGCACGCCGGTCGGAGGAACGGATGCGCCGCTTCGTCGCGGACGCCAGCCACGAGCTGCGCACGCCGCTGGCGACGATCCGCGGATTCGCCGAACTCTATCGGCAGGGCGCGGCGACGGACCCCGCGATGGTGATGAGCCGGATCGAGGATCAGGCCACCCGGATGGGGTTGCTGGTCGAGGACCTGTTGATGCTCGCCCGGATGGACGCCCAGCGGCCGTTCGAACGCCACCCGGTGGACCTGCTCGCGGTGGCCGCCGACGCCGTCCACGACGCGCGGGCCGTGGCCCCGCAGCGGCGGATCACCGTGGAGATCCTGCCGGACTCCGGGCCGGCCGAGGTGCTGGGCGACGACGCCCGGCTGCGGCAGGTCGCGGGGAACCTCGTGGGCAACGCGCTGCAGCACACCTCGGACGACGCCGCGGTCACGGTGCGCGTCGGGACCGACGGCGACGCCGTCGTGTTCGAGGTCGCCGACACCGGTCCGGGCCTCGCCGAATCGGACGCCACCCGGGTGTTCGAGCGGTTCTACCGCGCCGACGAGTCGCGGACCCGGGTCAGCGGCGGCAGCGGCCTGGGGCTGTCGATCGTCGCGGCCATCGTGGCCGCGCACGGCGGAACGGTGACGGTCGACAGCGCACCCGGGTCCGGCGCGACCTTCCGGGTGCGGCTGCCGCGAGGGTGA